The Streptomonospora litoralis genome window below encodes:
- a CDS encoding Rossmann-like and DUF2520 domain-containing protein: protein MQQAENTQRPARLRVGVVGAGRVGSVLGAALERAGHQVVAASAVSEASRERAARRLPSARIADPAEVVAAADLALLTVPDDALEPLVRGLVETGGDVNGTFLVHTSGSHGYHALAPATAAGALPLALHPVMTFTGRDEDVDRLASCSFGVTAPETLRPIAEALVVEMGAEPVWIAEEHRTLYHTALAGGANHLVTLVAESAELLRSAGVEHPSRVLGPLLGAALDNGLRLGMDGLSGPVLRGDTATVAAHLAELRRHSPESVPAYVALARLTADRALDAGLLKPHDAERLLDVLQA from the coding sequence ATGCAGCAGGCGGAGAACACGCAGCGGCCGGCCCGGTTGCGTGTCGGCGTCGTCGGCGCCGGGCGGGTCGGCTCGGTGCTGGGGGCTGCGCTGGAACGGGCCGGGCACCAGGTGGTCGCCGCGTCCGCGGTCTCGGAGGCTTCGCGTGAGCGGGCCGCCCGGCGGCTGCCCTCGGCGCGCATCGCCGACCCCGCCGAAGTCGTCGCCGCCGCCGATCTCGCGCTGCTCACCGTCCCCGACGACGCCCTCGAACCGCTCGTGCGCGGCCTCGTCGAGACCGGCGGCGACGTGAACGGCACGTTCCTGGTCCACACCAGCGGCAGCCACGGCTACCACGCGCTCGCACCCGCCACCGCGGCCGGGGCGCTGCCTCTCGCTTTGCATCCGGTGATGACCTTCACCGGCCGCGACGAGGACGTCGACCGCCTGGCGAGCTGCTCGTTCGGCGTCACCGCGCCGGAGACGCTGCGGCCCATCGCCGAGGCGCTCGTCGTCGAGATGGGCGCCGAACCCGTGTGGATCGCCGAGGAGCACCGCACGCTCTACCACACGGCCCTGGCCGGAGGCGCGAACCACCTGGTCACCCTGGTTGCCGAAAGTGCGGAGCTGCTGCGCTCCGCGGGCGTGGAGCACCCGTCCCGGGTGCTCGGCCCGCTGCTGGGCGCGGCGCTGGACAACGGCCTGCGGCTCGGTATGGACGGCCTCAGCGGCCCCGTTCTGCGCGGCGACACCGCGACCGTGGCCGCCCACCTCGCCGAGCTGCGCAGGCACTCGCCCGAGAGCGTGCCCGCCTACGTGGCTCTGGCCCGGCTGACCGCCGACCGCGCCCTGGACGCCGGACTGCTCAAGCCGCACGACGCCGAACGCCTGCTGGACGTCCTCCAGGCGTGA
- a CDS encoding chaplin family protein, with protein MLKKSLAAGAVAAASAGILFSATPAYAAYGDVLSAGNGGIVAGNQAAVDADTAVNGCGNAVAVVGNAGGACYNSGIMINTQ; from the coding sequence GTGCTGAAGAAGTCTCTCGCCGCCGGTGCCGTCGCCGCCGCCTCCGCGGGCATCCTGTTCAGCGCCACCCCCGCCTACGCCGCCTACGGCGACGTCCTCAGCGCCGGCAACGGCGGCATCGTGGCGGGCAACCAGGCCGCCGTCGACGCCGACACCGCGGTGAACGGCTGCGGCAACGCGGTCGCGGTGGTCGGCAACGCAGGCGGCGCCTGCTACAACTCCGGCATCATGATCAACACGCAGTAG
- a CDS encoding amino-acid N-acetyltransferase, with translation MAATQVTVRRARTRDVAHIRRLVDSFSGERRVLGKSTVNLYEDVQEFCVAEWGEPFERSVIGCGALHVLWEDLAEVRTVVVDPAAQGRGVGHAVVSALLDRARELGVRRVFCLTFETEFFARHGFQPIQGAPVSARVYEELLRSYDEGVAEFLDLERVKPNTLGNTRMLVYLDEPGTPRTH, from the coding sequence ATGGCCGCCACCCAGGTAACCGTCCGCCGCGCCCGCACCCGCGACGTCGCCCACATCCGGCGCCTCGTCGACTCCTTCAGTGGCGAGCGCCGCGTACTCGGCAAGAGCACCGTCAACCTCTACGAGGACGTGCAGGAGTTCTGCGTCGCCGAGTGGGGCGAGCCCTTCGAACGCAGTGTGATCGGCTGCGGTGCGCTGCACGTCCTCTGGGAGGACCTGGCCGAGGTCCGCACCGTCGTCGTCGATCCCGCCGCACAGGGCCGCGGCGTGGGCCACGCCGTCGTCTCCGCGCTGCTGGACCGCGCCCGCGAGTTGGGCGTGCGCCGCGTCTTCTGCCTGACCTTCGAGACCGAGTTCTTCGCCCGTCACGGCTTCCAGCCGATCCAGGGCGCGCCCGTCTCCGCACGGGTCTACGAGGAGCTGCTGCGCTCCTACGACGAAGGCGTGGCCGAGTTCCTGGACCTGGAGCGGGTGAAGCCCAACACCCTGGGCAACACCCGCATGCTGGTGTACCTCGACGAGCCCGGCACTCCGCGTACGCACTGA
- a CDS encoding LuxR C-terminal-related transcriptional regulator, which yields MRESIVPAPVPVPEGGKHLPVSLSDDELQLLAEIATGVTTDVAARRLELSARTLRRRLRGICDELGVNTPIEAVVWAARKQLI from the coding sequence ATGCGCGAAAGCATCGTGCCGGCGCCCGTACCGGTCCCCGAGGGTGGAAAGCACCTTCCGGTCAGTCTGAGCGACGACGAACTCCAATTGCTCGCCGAGATCGCCACCGGTGTGACGACCGACGTCGCCGCACGCCGCCTGGAGCTGAGCGCGCGCACACTGCGGCGCCGCCTCCGCGGCATCTGCGACGAGCTGGGAGTCAACACCCCCATCGAGGCGGTCGTCTGGGCTGCCCGCAAGCAGTTGATCTAG
- a CDS encoding type III pantothenate kinase, giving the protein MLLAIDVGNSHTVLGLFDGETLVEHWRVSTEARRTADEWAVVLHGLIGGSSLIGSGQVNGISLCCSVPNVQHEMREMFRRHFGDVPAVIVEPGVKTGVPVRMDNPKEVGSDRIVNALAAVQQYGGPAVVVDFGTATTFDAVSAKGEYVGGAIAPGIDISVEALSRRGAQLHMVELVKPRSVVAKNTTEALRSGIVYGFAGQVDGIVDRMAQELTDDVDDVTVVATGGLAPMVVDECETVDAHEPWLTLIGLRLVYERNS; this is encoded by the coding sequence ATGCTCCTCGCGATCGACGTCGGCAACTCGCACACGGTTCTCGGGCTCTTCGACGGCGAGACGCTCGTCGAACACTGGCGGGTCTCCACCGAGGCGCGGCGCACGGCCGACGAGTGGGCGGTGGTCCTGCACGGCCTCATCGGGGGCAGTTCCCTCATCGGCAGCGGCCAGGTCAACGGGATCTCGCTGTGCTGCTCGGTGCCCAACGTCCAGCACGAGATGCGGGAGATGTTCCGCCGCCACTTCGGCGACGTGCCCGCCGTCATCGTCGAGCCGGGGGTGAAGACCGGCGTCCCCGTCCGCATGGACAACCCCAAGGAGGTCGGCAGCGACCGCATCGTCAACGCGCTCGCGGCGGTGCAGCAGTACGGCGGTCCGGCGGTCGTGGTGGACTTCGGGACCGCGACCACCTTCGACGCCGTCAGCGCCAAGGGCGAGTACGTGGGCGGGGCGATCGCGCCCGGCATCGACATCTCGGTGGAGGCGCTGTCGCGCCGCGGCGCCCAACTGCACATGGTGGAGCTGGTCAAGCCGCGTTCGGTCGTCGCCAAGAACACCACCGAGGCGCTGCGCTCGGGCATCGTCTACGGCTTCGCCGGCCAGGTGGACGGCATCGTGGACCGCATGGCCCAGGAGCTCACCGACGATGTGGACGACGTGACGGTGGTGGCCACCGGCGGCCTGGCGCCGATGGTGGTCGACGAGTGCGAGACGGTCGACGCGCACGAGCCCTGGCTCACCCTCATCGGCCTGCGCCTGGTCTACGAGCGCAACTCCTGA
- the panC gene encoding pantoate--beta-alanine ligase codes for MIDPAESSRTTPAVARTPEELAVLRSRLEGRVALVPTMGALHGGHRALMSTAREQADALVVSVFVNPLQFGPGEDYESYPRDLDADLAVCTEEGASLVFAPSVEDMYPGEQIVRVDPGAMGRVLEGEFRPGFFSGVLTVVNKLFNLVRPDVAVFGQKDAQQLALVRRMARDLNMPVAVTAAPTMRDPDNLASSSRNAYLSPKERRSALALSRSLLAGADASVTGPVGILSAARAVLDEAAAGDPPVTVDYLSLVDAHTFAEVPNDFRGDAVLLVAARVGQTRLIDNVPLTL; via the coding sequence ATGATCGACCCCGCCGAATCCTCCCGCACCACCCCCGCCGTCGCCCGGACCCCCGAGGAGCTGGCCGTCCTGCGTTCGCGCCTGGAAGGCCGGGTCGCGCTGGTGCCCACCATGGGCGCTCTGCACGGCGGGCACCGCGCCCTGATGTCCACCGCCCGCGAGCAGGCCGACGCGCTGGTGGTCAGTGTGTTCGTCAATCCACTGCAGTTCGGCCCCGGTGAGGACTACGAGAGTTACCCCCGCGACCTCGACGCCGACTTGGCGGTGTGCACCGAGGAGGGCGCCTCCCTGGTGTTCGCTCCCTCGGTCGAGGACATGTACCCCGGCGAGCAGATCGTGCGGGTCGATCCGGGAGCCATGGGCCGGGTGCTGGAGGGCGAGTTCCGCCCCGGTTTCTTCAGCGGTGTGCTGACCGTGGTGAACAAGCTCTTCAACCTGGTGCGCCCGGATGTCGCCGTGTTCGGGCAGAAGGACGCCCAGCAGCTCGCGCTGGTGCGCCGCATGGCGCGCGACCTCAACATGCCGGTCGCCGTCACCGCCGCCCCGACCATGCGCGACCCCGACAACCTCGCCTCCTCCAGCCGCAACGCCTACCTCTCTCCGAAGGAGCGGCGCAGCGCCCTCGCCCTCTCCCGGTCCCTGCTGGCGGGGGCGGACGCCTCGGTCACGGGGCCGGTGGGTATTCTCAGTGCGGCCCGCGCCGTCCTGGACGAGGCCGCCGCGGGCGACCCACCGGTCACCGTGGACTACCTGTCCCTGGTCGACGCGCACACCTTCGCGGAGGTCCCCAACGACTTCCGCGGTGACGCCGTCCTGCTCGTGGCGGCGCGTGTCGGGCAGACGCGGCTGATCGACAACGTGCCGCTCACCCTGTGA
- the lysX gene encoding bifunctional lysylphosphatidylglycerol synthetase/lysine--tRNA ligase LysX, which yields MSEGLDESYDDLPEQMRVRREKLDRLRAEGIDPFPLGFPRTASIGPVREKHGELAPDSATGERVGIAGRVMLYRTGGKLCFATLRDATGDLQIMLSLDKLGPDSLAAWKSDIDLGDHVGVEGEVITSRRGELSVMVDSWKLTAKCLRPLPEKHKGLTDPEARVRRRYVDLIVNPEIRQMVGSRSAAIRALRDGLNGRGYTEVETPMLQPVHGGATARPFTTHINAYDLDLYLRIAPELYLKRLVVGGMEKVFEINRNFRNEGADSTHNPEFTMLEFYQAYADYDVMAGLTRGLLQEAVHAAFGTTLVERDGREYDLSGEWPSVRLYDAVSEAVGEEVTPRTPLESVRKVADTREVEWSPEWGQGKLVEHLFEELVEHTLQQPTFVRDFPVETSPLTRQHRDDPLLTEKWDLIGFGMELGTGYSELVDPVEQRRRLTEQSLMAAGGDPEAMQLDEDFLRALEYGMPPTGGVGVGVDRLLMALTGRNIRETILFPLVKPE from the coding sequence GTGAGCGAAGGACTGGACGAATCGTACGACGACCTGCCCGAACAGATGCGGGTCCGGCGCGAGAAGCTGGACCGCCTGCGCGCGGAGGGCATCGACCCCTTCCCGCTCGGGTTCCCCCGGACAGCCTCGATCGGCCCGGTCAGGGAGAAACACGGGGAGCTCGCGCCCGATTCGGCCACCGGCGAGCGCGTCGGCATCGCCGGGCGCGTCATGCTCTACCGCACCGGCGGCAAGCTCTGCTTCGCGACCCTGCGCGACGCCACCGGCGACCTGCAGATCATGCTGTCGCTGGACAAGCTCGGCCCCGACTCGCTGGCGGCGTGGAAGAGCGACATCGACCTCGGCGATCACGTCGGCGTCGAGGGCGAGGTCATCACGTCGCGCCGCGGTGAGCTGTCGGTGATGGTCGACTCCTGGAAGTTGACGGCCAAGTGCCTGCGGCCGCTGCCGGAGAAGCACAAGGGCCTCACCGACCCCGAGGCACGGGTCCGCCGGCGCTACGTCGACTTGATCGTCAACCCCGAGATCCGCCAGATGGTGGGCAGCCGGTCGGCGGCCATCCGCGCGCTGCGCGACGGCCTCAACGGCCGCGGCTACACCGAGGTCGAGACCCCGATGCTGCAGCCGGTGCACGGGGGCGCGACCGCGCGGCCCTTCACCACGCACATCAACGCCTACGACCTCGACCTGTACCTGCGCATCGCTCCCGAGCTGTACCTGAAGCGGCTCGTGGTGGGCGGCATGGAGAAGGTCTTCGAGATCAACCGGAACTTCCGCAACGAGGGCGCGGACTCCACGCACAACCCCGAGTTCACGATGCTGGAGTTCTACCAGGCCTACGCCGACTACGACGTGATGGCCGGGCTTACCCGCGGCCTGCTGCAGGAGGCGGTGCACGCGGCCTTCGGCACCACCCTCGTCGAGCGCGACGGCCGGGAGTACGACCTCAGTGGCGAGTGGCCGTCCGTGCGCCTCTACGACGCGGTCTCCGAGGCGGTCGGCGAGGAGGTCACCCCGCGCACGCCGCTGGAGTCGGTGCGCAAGGTCGCCGACACCCGCGAGGTGGAGTGGAGCCCGGAGTGGGGCCAGGGCAAACTGGTCGAGCACCTCTTCGAGGAGCTGGTCGAGCACACCCTGCAGCAGCCCACCTTCGTGCGAGACTTCCCCGTCGAGACCAGTCCGCTGACGCGCCAGCACCGCGACGACCCGCTGCTCACCGAGAAGTGGGACCTCATCGGGTTCGGGATGGAGCTGGGCACCGGCTACTCCGAGCTGGTCGACCCCGTCGAGCAGCGCCGGCGGCTGACAGAGCAGTCGCTGATGGCCGCGGGCGGTGACCCCGAGGCGATGCAGCTCGACGAGGACTTCCTGCGGGCGCTGGAGTACGGTATGCCGCCCACGGGAGGCGTCGGCGTGGGTGTCGACCGGTTGCTCATGGCGCTTACCGGGCGCAACATCCGCGAGACCATCCTCTTCCCGCTCGTCAAGCCGGAGTGA
- a CDS encoding L-aspartate oxidase: protein MSDTPPDLPRRLTAPAPGWTTACDVVVVGSGIAGLSTALRYTELAPQGRVVLVTKDLLSTGSTRWAQGGIAAVTDPADAPLSHMVDTVVAGRELCDPKAVRALVTAGPQALRWLVERGTAFDRTADGSLELGREGGHRARRIAHAGGDATGAEIERALVHAVTADPRIEVVEHAFAPDLLRSGPAEEGGAPVAAGVTVHVIGEGERDGVGRVRAPAVVLATGGIGQVFASTTNPEVSTGDGLALGLRAGAAAEDLEFVQFHPTVLWLGAGARGQQPLISEAVRGEGAFLVDTAGHRFMRDRHELADLAPRDVVAQGIAEAMARTAADHVLLDARHFGAAMWEERFPTILAACRKHGVDPVTEPVPVAPAAHYASGGLRTDLRGRTGVGGLYAVGEVARTGVHGANRLASNSLLESVVFAHRAAEDLAERAGAEGGKRPALPPAEAGGAGPSGLVAPAAVARIRAVMSRCAGVVRDEEGLRAALGELAEVAADPANDEAVPGTSAWEATNLLTVAATLVHAALLRVRADAAAAAAAPAPFGPARLNVRVELGGRHRLEETDPDPLTGPLGAELEELARSGGHHGGGAAGVVDRVRTALREDLSLPGPLGGQGADVTTAATIPAAQIRTADVVARAEGVLAGLPVAELVFAAVTGGVVEVERHAADGDRVARGDVLMSVTARTRDLLTAERTALNILTHLSGIATATADWVAAAAGTGARVRDSRKTRPGLRALEKYAVRCGGGVNHRFGLADAALIKDNHVLAAGGVAAAVRAVRSAFPGIPLEVEVDRIDQIESAIAAGAEEILLDNFTVEQLREAVGLVDGRARLESSGGLRLADAAAVAATGVDYLAVGALTHSSPALDIALDLRDIR from the coding sequence GTGTCGGACACGCCCCCCGACCTGCCGCGCAGGCTGACCGCACCCGCGCCGGGGTGGACGACCGCCTGCGACGTCGTCGTCGTCGGCTCCGGGATCGCCGGTTTGAGCACGGCCCTGCGCTACACCGAGCTGGCGCCGCAGGGCCGGGTCGTACTGGTCACCAAGGACCTGCTGTCCACCGGCTCGACCCGCTGGGCCCAGGGCGGTATCGCCGCGGTCACCGATCCCGCCGACGCTCCGCTGTCACACATGGTCGACACGGTCGTGGCCGGGCGCGAGCTGTGCGATCCGAAAGCCGTGCGCGCGCTGGTCACCGCCGGGCCGCAGGCCCTGCGCTGGCTGGTGGAACGCGGTACGGCCTTCGACCGCACCGCCGACGGCAGCCTGGAGCTGGGCCGGGAGGGCGGGCACCGCGCCCGCCGCATCGCCCATGCCGGAGGCGACGCCACCGGCGCCGAGATCGAGCGCGCCCTCGTCCACGCGGTGACCGCCGACCCCCGCATCGAGGTGGTCGAGCACGCCTTCGCACCGGACCTGCTCCGGAGCGGCCCCGCCGAGGAGGGCGGGGCGCCGGTGGCGGCCGGTGTCACGGTGCACGTCATCGGCGAGGGCGAGCGCGACGGTGTGGGCCGGGTGCGGGCGCCGGCGGTCGTGCTGGCCACCGGGGGGATCGGCCAGGTCTTCGCCTCGACCACCAATCCGGAGGTCTCCACCGGCGACGGCCTCGCGCTGGGGCTGCGCGCCGGGGCCGCGGCCGAGGACCTGGAGTTCGTGCAGTTCCATCCCACCGTGCTGTGGCTGGGTGCCGGGGCGCGCGGCCAGCAGCCGCTCATCTCCGAGGCCGTGCGCGGGGAGGGCGCCTTCCTCGTCGACACCGCCGGGCACCGCTTCATGCGCGACCGCCACGAGCTGGCCGACCTCGCCCCCCGCGACGTGGTCGCCCAGGGGATCGCCGAGGCCATGGCCCGTACCGCAGCCGACCACGTGCTGCTGGACGCCCGCCACTTCGGCGCCGCGATGTGGGAGGAGCGCTTCCCCACGATCCTCGCCGCCTGCCGCAAGCACGGCGTCGACCCGGTGACCGAGCCGGTGCCGGTGGCGCCCGCCGCCCACTACGCCTCCGGCGGGCTGCGCACCGACCTGCGGGGGCGCACCGGAGTCGGCGGCCTCTACGCGGTCGGCGAGGTGGCCCGTACCGGCGTGCACGGCGCCAACCGGCTGGCGTCCAACTCGCTGCTGGAGAGCGTCGTGTTCGCCCATCGCGCCGCGGAGGATCTGGCCGAGCGCGCGGGCGCCGAAGGCGGCAAGCGGCCCGCGCTGCCGCCGGCGGAGGCGGGCGGCGCGGGCCCGAGCGGGCTCGTCGCGCCCGCGGCCGTCGCCCGTATCCGCGCGGTGATGTCGCGCTGCGCCGGTGTGGTGCGCGATGAGGAGGGACTGCGCGCCGCGCTCGGTGAACTGGCCGAGGTCGCCGCCGACCCCGCCAACGACGAAGCCGTGCCCGGCACCTCCGCCTGGGAGGCGACCAACCTGCTCACGGTCGCGGCCACCCTGGTGCACGCCGCGCTGCTGCGGGTGCGTGCCGACGCCGCCGCGGCAGCCGCGGCCCCGGCGCCTTTCGGGCCCGCCCGGCTGAACGTCCGCGTAGAGCTCGGCGGGCGGCACCGGCTGGAGGAGACCGATCCGGACCCGCTGACCGGCCCACTCGGCGCCGAACTGGAGGAACTCGCCCGCTCCGGCGGCCACCACGGCGGGGGCGCCGCCGGGGTGGTGGACCGGGTGCGCACGGCGCTGCGGGAGGACCTCAGCCTGCCCGGCCCGCTCGGCGGGCAGGGCGCCGACGTCACCACCGCCGCCACCATCCCGGCGGCCCAGATCCGCACCGCGGACGTGGTGGCGCGGGCCGAGGGCGTGCTGGCCGGGCTGCCCGTCGCCGAACTCGTCTTCGCCGCGGTCACCGGCGGCGTCGTGGAGGTCGAACGGCACGCCGCCGACGGTGACCGGGTGGCGCGCGGGGACGTGCTGATGAGCGTCACCGCCCGCACCCGCGACCTCCTCACCGCCGAGCGGACTGCCCTGAACATCCTCACCCACCTGTCCGGAATCGCCACCGCGACGGCTGACTGGGTCGCGGCCGCCGCGGGCACCGGGGCGCGCGTGCGCGACAGCCGCAAGACCCGTCCGGGCCTGCGGGCGCTGGAGAAGTACGCCGTTCGGTGCGGCGGCGGGGTCAACCACCGCTTCGGTCTGGCGGACGCGGCGCTGATCAAGGACAACCACGTGCTGGCCGCCGGCGGGGTCGCCGCGGCCGTCCGCGCGGTGCGCTCCGCCTTTCCCGGAATCCCCTTGGAGGTCGAGGTCGACCGGATCGACCAGATCGAGTCCGCCATCGCCGCCGGCGCCGAGGAGATCCTGCTGGACAACTTCACCGTCGAGCAGCTGCGCGAGGCGGTCGGGCTGGTGGACGGTCGGGCGCGGCTGGAGTCCAGCGGCGGGCTGCGGCTGGCCGACGCCGCGGCTGTCGCCGCCACCGGGGTCGACTACCTCGCGGTGGGCGCTCTGACGCATTCCAGCCCGGCCCTGGACATCGCGCTCGATCTTCGGGACATTCGCTGA